Proteins encoded by one window of Mariniplasma anaerobium:
- a CDS encoding DUF262 domain-containing protein, translating into MQASKTYMMSLIGAHFQQYKVPVYQRTYDWQAKHCNQLIEDIFAIMGKEKEHFTGTIVYLNETDLISRKISLLIDGQQRVTTMIIILKALEMMANEKGFAQLKQQINDKYLFTDTNELKQINKLIPTEEDQKEFELLMLGKIEDLNSSLGFYKNYSIIKSKLSNRISSQEDMLRFFQALHKLTIIELSLNKGVDDPQEIFESINSTGLELSKADLIRNFLLMSVKQQDYLYKNYWKPLYNLLGGENLEDFMFNFLLYKLQRKVNNSEIYNLFTELFRENNYSRESILIELNDIAIIYHALTSKSDRYSEQIKELLSQYRYIEQTTMYPFFIQVFKDFDNHIINEDEVVKVLQFFLNYHIKRLVCGSSSNSLRGLYLNLYNRIFKIEQNKQRYYDSIAYYMKELKTKDEVPNENQFLKNLKSTELYKQRKLVKFLLASVENTTKEILLTDNLTVEHIMPQTLENSWIKMLGDNYNVIHDTYLHTLGNLSLTGYNSNMGNKSFDDKKVVLKEHSKANRLNSDVLDKNQWSKNEIEERAIRLSSIINSLFKAPKHNSKDIRFENVIEHTLEDEYEDYKGQPLYSFKFINMDHEYKQDTYKNMLINIIDILDSMDSKIMDDIAKDLFNPWKDGTLDKIANNTNNAGNRTLHKFREDLYLVGGFSSGGVIYSIKKLMEYYDIPIQQFIFYTRVKEILEDIEI; encoded by the coding sequence ATGCAAGCATCTAAAACATATATGATGAGCCTTATAGGAGCACATTTTCAACAATATAAAGTTCCAGTATATCAGAGAACTTATGATTGGCAAGCTAAACATTGTAACCAACTTATCGAAGATATCTTCGCAATTATGGGCAAAGAAAAAGAACATTTTACTGGTACTATTGTTTACTTGAATGAAACGGATTTGATTAGTAGGAAAATATCTTTACTCATCGATGGACAACAACGTGTTACAACCATGATTATTATTCTTAAAGCTTTGGAAATGATGGCTAATGAAAAAGGATTTGCTCAGTTAAAACAACAAATTAATGACAAATACCTGTTTACCGATACAAATGAGCTTAAACAAATTAATAAACTTATACCTACAGAAGAAGATCAAAAAGAATTTGAATTGTTGATGTTGGGAAAAATTGAAGATTTGAATTCATCATTAGGATTTTATAAGAATTATTCAATTATAAAGAGCAAGTTATCAAACAGAATTTCTAGTCAAGAAGATATGCTTAGATTTTTTCAAGCATTACACAAGTTAACTATTATAGAATTATCATTAAATAAAGGTGTAGATGATCCACAAGAAATATTTGAGTCAATAAATTCGACAGGACTAGAATTATCAAAAGCGGATTTAATTAGAAATTTTTTGCTCATGAGTGTTAAACAACAAGACTATTTGTATAAAAATTATTGGAAACCCTTATATAATCTTTTAGGAGGAGAAAACCTTGAAGATTTTATGTTTAATTTTTTGCTGTATAAATTACAAAGAAAAGTTAATAATTCCGAAATTTATAATCTTTTTACAGAATTATTTAGAGAAAATAATTATTCTAGAGAAAGTATTCTTATTGAATTAAATGATATAGCGATTATTTATCATGCTTTAACTAGTAAATCAGATAGATATTCAGAACAAATAAAAGAACTACTTAGTCAATATAGATATATTGAACAAACCACAATGTATCCTTTCTTCATTCAAGTGTTTAAAGACTTTGATAATCATATCATTAATGAAGATGAAGTTGTAAAGGTATTACAGTTTTTCTTGAATTATCATATCAAACGTCTTGTTTGCGGGTCTTCATCAAATTCCCTTCGTGGATTATATTTAAATTTATATAACCGTATTTTTAAAATCGAACAAAACAAACAAAGATATTATGATTCAATTGCTTATTACATGAAAGAATTAAAAACAAAAGATGAAGTTCCAAACGAAAATCAATTTTTGAAAAATTTAAAATCAACAGAACTATATAAACAAAGAAAACTTGTTAAATTTTTACTTGCAAGTGTTGAAAACACAACTAAAGAGATATTACTGACAGATAATTTAACTGTTGAGCACATTATGCCACAAACATTAGAAAATTCGTGGATTAAAATGTTAGGAGATAATTACAATGTTATCCATGATACTTATCTACATACTTTAGGTAATCTTTCGCTAACGGGTTATAACTCTAATATGGGAAATAAATCATTTGATGATAAAAAAGTAGTATTAAAAGAGCATTCTAAAGCAAATAGATTAAATAGTGATGTTTTAGATAAAAACCAATGGAGCAAGAACGAAATAGAAGAAAGAGCGATTAGACTATCATCAATTATTAATTCTTTATTCAAAGCACCAAAACATAATTCGAAAGACATTCGATTTGAAAATGTTATAGAACATACATTGGAAGATGAATACGAAGACTATAAAGGGCAACCACTATACTCATTTAAATTTATTAACATGGATCATGAATACAAACAAGACACATATAAAAATATGCTGATAAATATTATTGATATTTTAGATAGCATGGATTCTAAAATAATGGATGATATAGCCAAAGATTTATTTAATCCTTGGAAGGATGGAACTTTAGATAAAATAGCAAATAACACTAATAATGCTGGTAACAGGACCCTACATAAATTTAGAGAAGATCTTTATCTTGTTGGAGGATTTTCATCTGGAGGCGTGATATATTCTATAAAAAAATTGATGGAATATTATGATATACCTATTCAACAATTTATTTTTTATACTAGAGTTAAAGAAATTTTAGAGGATATAGAGATTTAG
- a CDS encoding DUF2971 domain-containing protein has product MNTLYKYTSIENAKKSLEGGYIYLSSPENFNDIYDSSFGFNLDEMKKVIIGEIASRSKIGDKSYIDLAKNVKAFSNKKTDTAEDRYDFIDLFLSNDYFKILEKFGRTNQSELFDELLLKSTEVIGSEPTPDDLEVIDRMKKFDYNELLLKIINDNKDGVEHLKQLINGFIFKIGCLSEIHTSNYMWALYANNFKGVCLEYDYKILKKEVKGDLYKISYSVNRPIIQRESILTFIDDQAKGEKLLEEEILKTLTTKHIEFINEREWRIIKLDSDNNFATKSIKKIFLGHRLSNPDILIFKNYAKKYKIDLYQLICKDDTYTIEFSKIDII; this is encoded by the coding sequence ATGAATACATTATATAAGTATACAAGTATTGAAAATGCTAAGAAATCACTTGAAGGAGGATATATTTATTTAAGTTCTCCTGAAAATTTCAATGATATTTATGATTCTTCATTTGGCTTTAATTTAGATGAGATGAAAAAAGTTATCATTGGAGAAATTGCTTCAAGATCTAAAATAGGGGATAAATCATATATTGATTTAGCTAAAAACGTAAAAGCATTTTCAAATAAAAAAACAGATACAGCTGAAGATAGATATGATTTTATAGATTTATTCTTGAGTAACGATTATTTTAAAATTTTGGAGAAATTTGGGAGAACTAATCAAAGCGAATTATTTGATGAGCTGCTTTTAAAATCTACAGAAGTTATTGGAAGTGAACCAACTCCAGATGATCTTGAAGTTATTGATAGAATGAAAAAATTCGATTATAATGAACTATTATTAAAAATAATTAATGACAATAAAGATGGAGTCGAACATCTTAAACAATTAATTAACGGGTTTATTTTTAAAATAGGCTGCTTATCAGAAATCCACACATCAAATTATATGTGGGCGTTATATGCTAACAATTTTAAAGGTGTATGTTTAGAATATGATTATAAAATTTTGAAAAAGGAAGTAAAAGGAGACTTATATAAAATATCATATTCTGTCAATCGTCCAATTATACAAAGAGAAAGCATATTGACTTTTATAGATGATCAAGCAAAAGGAGAAAAACTTTTAGAAGAAGAAATTCTTAAAACTTTAACAACAAAGCATATTGAATTTATTAATGAAAGAGAGTGGCGTATTATCAAACTAGATTCTGATAATAATTTTGCAACAAAGTCTATTAAAAAAATATTTTTAGGACATAGATTATCTAATCCTGATATTTTAATATTTAAAAACTATGCTAAGAAATACAAGATAGATTTATACCAATTAATATGCAAAGATGATACTTATACAATTGAGTTTTCAAAAATTGATATTATATGA